ATCATTGGTTCTCTCTTGGTACGGTCAGGAACCGTGACTCAAGGTCAAGTTGTGACTTTTGTAGGATTCTCAACCCTTCTGATCAATCGTCTGGATCAGTTTTCCTCATTTGTTAATCGCATGGTATCGCAGATGCCAGCCACCAAGAACCTGCTGCAACTAATCGATCACGTCGGTGACGAAGACGTGCAGCCCGATAAGCCGACGGCGCTGGCAGTGCAAGGCCGCGTCGAATTTCAGGGCGTGAGCTACCGATTTGGTCCACAAAATCAGATCGGGCCTGGCGTTTTTGATCTGAACTTTGTCGCTGAACCTGGACAAACAGTTGCCCTCGTTGGACCAACGGGTGCCGGCAAGAGCACTTGCCTGAGTTTGCTGCAGCGTCTTTACACACCTGATACGGGGCGCATCACGATTGATACTCATGATGTTGCTGAGCTGGGGGTACAAACACTATGCCGGACGATTGCGACCGTGTTCCAGGAGCCAGGTCTATTTAATCGGTCAATATACGACAACATCTTAGTAGGCCGCCCCGATGCGACGCGTGATGAGGTCGAGGAGGCCGCTCGTCGTGCGTACGCCCACGAGTTTATCGTGAGCCGACCGGGGGGCTACGACTTCGTCGTTGGTGAGCGGGGGCTGGCTCTATCGGGCGGCGAGCGTCAACGTATCGCTATCGCCCGCGCCATTCTGAAAGATGCACCTATTCTGGTTCTCGACGAGGCAACGAGCGCTCTTGATAACGAAACGGAGCGCTACGTCCAGCAAGCGATGGACAAGCTGAGGCGCGGCAAGACTACTTTCGTGATCGCGCATCGCCTCTCGACAATCTTGGGCGCTGACCGCATCTTAGTCATGCAAGATGGACGGATTGTGCAGAACGGGACCTACGATGAGCTTCGGGCAGAGGACGGTATTTTCGCGCGGCTCGTCAATGCTGGCGATATAGGTGGCGCCATTCATTCTGCTGATATCGATCCGAATAAAAAAACCCGCCAGGCAGAGCCTGCGGGTCAAATCGTACACTAAACTCTTACAGTGTTAGAGAGTGTAATCCACCTGGACACCGATGCTCACGAGATTACCGTTGCGGTATTCGCCCTTGAGTTTTTCGCCGGTAGTTGCTGCGGTGTCGGTAGGAGCATTCTTGACGATGACGTCTGAGATGCCGAGGTTGACCTTGTATTTGTCCATCTCGTAACCAGCACCTAAACCAATCACGTGACGATCAGAATCCGGTAGCGAGGCGACGCGGTGCGCAGCATCTGGGGTCGGTGATTGATCAAAGGCGTAGCCCAGACGCACAGGCACCTGTGACGTCACACGGTAAACACCACCAACGCCGGCGCGTACAGTATTACGCCAGTTGAGTGAGGTGATCTTGGTGGGGGTATTATCAGCAAAGTCATAGGCCAATTCTTTGACCGAAGACCATGCCGTGT
This DNA window, taken from Deltaproteobacteria bacterium, encodes the following:
- a CDS encoding ATP-binding cassette domain-containing protein produces the protein MQILHLFARVLKIGADERRLSVLFVVAAVFIAGAQILEPVLFGDVIDALAKEQQLINYVAMWMGIGFINAALSIFLAVVSDRYAHRQRLRAMEAAFERTISLPYRYHSLNGSGKVVRTIQMGCDQVFSITLSFFRENMIALASIVMLVPLAFYLDIRLATALCVLALVYTSCNWFVIRHTHERQAQVELKHQELAARLIDVMANVSIVRSFTRVLKETELFKVESTKVLRAQYPVLNWWGVLNTITRLSAMIAMLTIVIIGSLLVRSGTVTQGQVVTFVGFSTLLINRLDQFSSFVNRMVSQMPATKNLLQLIDHVGDEDVQPDKPTALAVQGRVEFQGVSYRFGPQNQIGPGVFDLNFVAEPGQTVALVGPTGAGKSTCLSLLQRLYTPDTGRITIDTHDVAELGVQTLCRTIATVFQEPGLFNRSIYDNILVGRPDATRDEVEEAARRAYAHEFIVSRPGGYDFVVGERGLALSGGERQRIAIARAILKDAPILVLDEATSALDNETERYVQQAMDKLRRGKTTFVIAHRLSTILGADRILVMQDGRIVQNGTYDELRAEDGIFARLVNAGDIGGAIHSADIDPNKKTRQAEPAGQIVH